Proteins found in one Oryza glaberrima chromosome 4, OglaRS2, whole genome shotgun sequence genomic segment:
- the LOC127771613 gene encoding probable protein phosphatase 2C 42, with amino-acid sequence MAQPQRPLQVPDITKSTHSGGNTVLAYASSAMQGYRSTMEDAHATIENLDAPTNTSFFGVYDGHGGSAVARYCANHLHNKVLEQEDFSSNLANALRQSFFRMDEMLRNQAASKELTEYGSGNEYWRTAGRSWLRCAPCVQGPVYCGPLAEGCTACVVLIRNTQIVVGNAGDARCVISRNGQAIALSNDHKPNFPEETQRIVAAGGSVSFSRGSHRVNNGIAVSRAIGDLSYKNNKKLRPEQQLLTCSPEIRADQLTDDTEFLVIACDGVWDVLANQAVVDFVCLHLNNGVELSVICESLLQEAITRDPPSTDNMSVILVRFLHPEGNRGARAATSSTSTGTVPSRHSKSISL; translated from the exons ATGGCTCAACCTCAACGTCCCCTCCAAGTTCCTGACATAACAAAGTCTACTCATTCTGGAGGGAACACTGTACTTGCTTATGCTTCATCAGCTATGCAAGGATACCGTAGCACCATGGAAGATGCC CATGCGACTATTGAAAATCTTGATGCTCCCACTAACACGTCATTCTTTGGTGTTTATGATGGCCATGGAG GTTCTGCTGTAGCAAGGTATTGCGCAAATCACTTGCACAATAAGGTTTTGGAGCAAGAAGATTTTAGCAGTAACCTTGCTAATGCATTGAGGCAATCCTTTTTCAG AATGGATGAGATGTTGAGAAATCAGGCGGCAAGCAAGGAATTAACTGAGTATGGTAGTGGCAACGAGTATTGGAGAACAGCTGGGCGGTCTTGGCTCAGATGTGCTCCTTGTGTGCAG GGACCTGTCTATTGTGGACCATTAGCAGAAGGATGTACAGCATGTGTGGTTCTCATTAGAAATACGCAGATCGTTGTTGGAAATGCTGGTGATGCTCGTTGTGTAATCTCAAGGAATGGTCAG GCAATCGCTTTATCCAATGATCACAAACCAAATTTTCCGGAGGAAACTCAGAGAATAGTAGCTGCAGGAGGTTCCGTATCTTTTTCTAGGGGTTCCCACCGTGTTAATAATGGAATTGCAGTATCAAGAGCAATCG GGGATTTATCTTACAAGAACAACAAAAAGTTGCGTCCTGAACAACAATTGCTGACTTGTTCTCCTGAAATTCGAGCT GACCAATTAACTGATGATACTGAGTTTCTTGTTATAGCATGTGATGGAGTCTG gGATGTCTTGGCAAACCAGGCTGTGGTTGATTTTGTATGCCTTCACTTAAACAAT GGGGTGGAGCTGTCGGTAATCTGCGAGAGCCTTCTTCAGGAGGCCATTACACGAGACCCACCATCGACGGACAACATGAGCGTCATACTGGTTCGGTTCCTGCACCCAGAGGGCAACAGGGGGGCGAGGGCGGCTACTTCCAGCACCAGTACCGGCACCGTCCCCAGCCGCCACAGCAAAAGCATATCGCTTTGA
- the LOC127770658 gene encoding 60S ribosomal protein L23A-like: MAPKAAPAKKGDAKAQALKAAKAVKSGTAKKTTKKIRTSVTFHRPKTLKKSRDPKYPRVSTPGRNKLDQYQILKYPLTTESAMKKIEDNNTLVFIVDLKADKKKIKAAVKKMYDIQAKKVNTLIRPDGKKKAYVKLTPDYDALDVANKIGII; encoded by the exons ATGGCTCCTAAAG CTGCTCCTGCCAAGAAAGGTGATGCCAAGGCCCAAGCCTTGAAGGCAGCCAAGGCTGTTAAGTCTGGGACAGCCAAGAAGACGACCAAGAAGATCCGCACATCCGTGACATTTCACCGCCCCAAGACCTTGAAGAAGTCTAGGGACCCCAAGTACCCAAGAGTCAGTACCCCTGGGAGGAACAAGCTTGATCAGTACCAGATCCTTAAGTATCCCCTTACCACTGAATCCGCAATGAAGAAGATCGAAGACAACAACACTCTGGTCTTCATTGTTGACCTTAAGGctgacaagaagaagatcaaggctGCTGTCAAGAAGATGTACGACATCCAGGCAAAGAAAGTGAACACTCTGATCAG GCCTGATGGGAAGAAGAAGGCTTACGTGAAGCTGACACCAGACTACGATGCTCTCGACGTGGCCAACAAGATTGGCATCATCTAA